One window of Natronomonas salsuginis genomic DNA carries:
- a CDS encoding ABC transporter permease — MVSKKYFLRRAVQTVFLFWLVLTLVFLFFRALPGDYTTLMIYRGASEEAIAAFEARWGLNQPLYVQYIDFIMNYINLDVGTSIVGQKPVWDHVRIPLFNSVILIAPAITTGYILGSVLGTLFGVQRGTNFERRGLMSVIFFSSFPSFFLAIVMISIFASWAGIFPTGGMYAYGGAATDQAWWQLYLSTDFLWHYILPFATIVLRYLAGPTMIMRTNVVETSDQSFTFYHRITGKSRKDILRRVYHHSILPVITLFPISMTRALGGLVLVELVFNWPGIGSLLVSSVFARDYPVVQFLFFLIATFVITSNFLIDIIYGVVDPRVSVEGGAE; from the coding sequence ATGGTCAGTAAGAAATACTTCTTGCGTCGAGCGGTACAGACCGTATTTTTATTTTGGTTAGTACTTACCTTGGTATTTCTTTTCTTCAGAGCACTCCCTGGGGATTATACTACATTGATGATCTATCGTGGAGCAAGCGAAGAAGCCATCGCTGCATTTGAAGCAAGGTGGGGCCTTAATCAACCGTTATATGTACAGTATATTGATTTTATTATGAATTACATAAATCTAGATGTTGGAACCTCTATTGTTGGACAGAAACCAGTCTGGGATCACGTCCGTATCCCTTTATTTAATTCGGTAATTTTAATTGCGCCTGCCATTACCACAGGGTATATTCTGGGATCGGTTCTAGGGACACTCTTCGGCGTGCAACGCGGAACGAATTTTGAGCGTCGTGGATTGATGTCTGTTATTTTCTTCAGCTCATTTCCGTCGTTCTTCCTAGCGATCGTGATGATCTCGATTTTTGCAAGTTGGGCTGGAATTTTCCCAACTGGCGGGATGTACGCATATGGTGGTGCTGCGACTGATCAAGCTTGGTGGCAATTGTATCTAAGTACAGATTTCCTCTGGCATTATATTCTACCCTTCGCCACGATCGTGCTTCGTTACCTTGCAGGACCAACTATGATAATGCGTACAAACGTCGTCGAAACGTCGGATCAAAGTTTTACCTTCTACCATAGAATAACTGGCAAATCGAGGAAAGATATTTTACGACGTGTGTATCACCATTCGATATTGCCTGTTATTACGCTGTTTCCAATCTCGATGACGCGCGCTCTCGGTGGTCTGGTCCTCGTTGAATTAGTATTCAATTGGCCAGGTATCGGATCGTTACTTGTCAGTTCGGTATTCGCACGTGACTATCCTGTTGTACAATTCCTATTTTTCCTCATTGCTACATTTGTTATCACCTCAAACTTCCTAATAGACATCATTTACG